A portion of the Streptomyces sp. YPW6 genome contains these proteins:
- a CDS encoding nitronate monooxygenase family protein, with the protein MNAGRLGDLLGIALPVVQGPFGGGLSSVALAVAVSEGGGLGSYGAHILEPQEIADLVGELKARTSRPFAVNLWVPQQDEAGPWPDPAELALHIRRLHPYYEELGLPAMAAEDVMSGPDFDAQVDALLEAVPPVISFVMGIPPQEVMDDTRRRGIKVIGTATTVDEGVALERAGVDAVVASGADAGGHRGAFLRPIRESLVGTFSLVPQVADAVSVPVIAAGGIADGRGMAAALALGADAVQIGTAFLATRESGASGAHRRALGSPEARTTVLTRLFTGRTARGIVNRFVRDMTPYEETVPAYPVQSALMRSIRREAGTQGREDLSSLWAGQAAALAGGAHGARDYLSLLMDDFRARGGQGA; encoded by the coding sequence ATGAACGCCGGACGCCTCGGTGATCTGCTGGGCATCGCCCTTCCCGTCGTGCAGGGCCCGTTCGGCGGGGGCCTGTCCTCAGTCGCGCTGGCCGTGGCCGTGTCCGAGGGGGGAGGGCTGGGCTCCTACGGGGCGCACATCCTTGAACCGCAGGAGATCGCGGACCTCGTCGGAGAGCTGAAGGCCCGGACCAGCCGCCCGTTCGCGGTCAACCTCTGGGTCCCCCAGCAGGACGAGGCCGGACCATGGCCGGACCCTGCCGAACTGGCCCTGCACATCCGGCGGCTGCACCCGTACTACGAGGAACTCGGGCTGCCCGCGATGGCGGCCGAGGACGTCATGTCGGGACCGGACTTCGACGCCCAGGTGGACGCGCTGCTCGAAGCCGTGCCCCCGGTCATCAGCTTCGTGATGGGGATTCCGCCCCAAGAGGTGATGGACGATACCCGCCGCCGAGGCATCAAGGTGATCGGCACGGCGACCACCGTGGACGAGGGCGTCGCACTGGAGCGCGCCGGCGTCGACGCCGTCGTGGCCTCCGGCGCCGATGCCGGCGGCCACCGGGGCGCCTTCCTGCGGCCGATTCGTGAGTCGCTCGTGGGGACGTTCTCGCTCGTGCCCCAAGTCGCCGACGCCGTGAGCGTCCCCGTCATCGCAGCCGGCGGGATCGCCGACGGCCGGGGGATGGCCGCGGCGCTCGCCCTGGGCGCCGACGCCGTACAGATCGGCACCGCATTCCTCGCCACCCGCGAATCGGGGGCGAGCGGAGCCCACAGGCGGGCCCTGGGTTCCCCCGAAGCGCGCACCACCGTCCTCACGCGCCTCTTCACGGGCCGTACCGCCCGAGGAATCGTGAACCGGTTCGTCCGTGACATGACTCCGTACGAGGAGACCGTGCCCGCGTACCCCGTGCAGAGCGCACTGATGCGGTCCATCCGCCGCGAAGCCGGCACCCAGGGGCGGGAGGATCTCAGCAGCCTGTGGGCCGGCCAGGCCGCGGCACTTGCCGGCGGCGCACACGGGGCGCGGGACTACCTCAGTTTGCTCATGGACGACTTTCGGGCACGGGGAGGTCAAGGAGCCTGA
- a CDS encoding flavodoxin family protein produces MSVLISVVIAYHSGYGHTARQAAAVAEGAATVPGVLADLRDVSTLDEGLWAALAEAEAIVFGSPTYMGTTSAVFQRFVEASAPVWAARGWQGKLAAGFTNSAGVNGNKDNALLSMTVLAAQHGMNWVPLGLMPGWIYSSGGSPEDLNRMGSFVGAMAQSPSDLGPEESPAEADLRTARHLGEHVARTALQFVHGRQAADALAVTA; encoded by the coding sequence ATGTCCGTACTCATCTCTGTCGTCATCGCCTATCACAGTGGATACGGGCACACGGCCCGGCAGGCGGCGGCCGTGGCGGAGGGCGCCGCGACGGTGCCCGGCGTCTTGGCCGATCTGCGGGATGTCTCCACGCTCGACGAGGGCCTGTGGGCGGCTCTGGCGGAGGCGGAGGCGATCGTCTTCGGTTCCCCCACGTACATGGGCACCACCTCGGCCGTGTTCCAGCGCTTCGTGGAGGCCAGTGCCCCCGTCTGGGCCGCGCGCGGCTGGCAGGGCAAGCTCGCGGCCGGGTTCACCAACTCGGCGGGAGTGAACGGCAACAAGGACAACGCGCTGCTGTCGATGACGGTCCTTGCGGCGCAGCACGGAATGAACTGGGTTCCGCTTGGCCTGATGCCCGGCTGGATCTACAGCTCCGGCGGCAGCCCCGAGGACCTGAACCGGATGGGCTCGTTCGTGGGAGCCATGGCGCAGTCGCCGTCCGACCTCGGCCCGGAAGAGTCCCCTGCAGAGGCCGATCTGCGGACCGCGCGGCACCTTGGCGAGCATGTCGCCCGGACGGCGCTGCAGTTCGTGCACGGTCGCCAGGCCGCCGACGCTCTGGCGGTGACGGCATGA
- a CDS encoding TetR/AcrR family transcriptional regulator — protein sequence MGRTSTARERLLDATGELMQHRGYSSLGVAEICAAAEVKKGSFYHFFTSKQDLTLQAVNAYWEGQRGAWALALDGPDTALVRLRRLLEGMAQVQRHRKETCGTVDGCLLGNLTLELSTQEPDVRARLEEIFDEQTALIGAVLGQAADEGGIPREHAEQSVARAVIAHLEGLVLFAKLKNDPAVLDTLWPHTLLLVSGEKP from the coding sequence ATGGGACGTACCAGCACCGCACGGGAGCGGCTCCTCGACGCCACCGGCGAACTCATGCAGCACCGGGGGTACAGCAGCCTGGGAGTGGCGGAGATCTGCGCCGCGGCAGAGGTCAAGAAGGGCAGCTTCTATCACTTCTTCACCTCGAAACAGGACCTCACCCTCCAGGCGGTCAACGCCTACTGGGAAGGCCAGCGCGGCGCCTGGGCCCTCGCGCTGGACGGCCCGGACACCGCCCTGGTCCGACTCCGCCGACTACTGGAGGGGATGGCGCAGGTCCAGCGGCACAGGAAGGAGACCTGCGGCACGGTCGACGGCTGCCTGCTCGGGAACCTCACCCTCGAACTCAGCACCCAGGAACCTGACGTTCGCGCCAGACTGGAAGAGATCTTCGACGAGCAGACAGCGCTGATCGGTGCCGTTCTCGGCCAGGCCGCAGACGAAGGCGGCATCCCCCGCGAGCACGCCGAACAGTCGGTCGCACGCGCAGTAATCGCCCACCTGGAGGGGCTGGTGCTGTTCGCCAAACTCAAGAACGATCCCGCCGTCCTCGACACTCTCTGGCCGCACACACTGCTCCTCGTCAGCGGCGAAAAGCCTTAG
- a CDS encoding NACHT domain-containing NTPase, with product MEPAVVGARLASSVVSPLIRKLFLNGVHGAELVDRPVRVSRLVSFRGEQRTLSDKEMHRIAEELVARAVQATGEEQLPSHEVRAVTNAVASSLRVMGTLDMDDVQAVYLGHMGLARHLRSMSPTAVLGLSADAVELHASVLNTACLHILNFFTQRSAFVPRTLVEQSRSLEELTRKIDSLITRAPSPADGPFERRYSRYITDKYGKLSIFGLDLSQGPENWLLNVAYLSLDAVGDATGVLPGRLSADQVLAAHNRVLLRGVAGSGKTTLVQWLAVSTTRQNQLDLFGMVPFVLPLRTLTRGGAKLPAPDEFLSAVDCPIAALQPAGWFDRVLRAGRGLILIDGIDEIPEDDRNDARRWLQELISTYPGNRWLVTSRPSAVREHWLSGDGFVEADLAPMSRDNIADFVIRWHQAAGISDQYAHELLRAVRVKQDLGRLATNPLMCGLICALHQDRHGYLPEGRKEIYDAALSMLLFRRDRERGVYKPGSIRIGEAHHIQLIQKLAYWMIRNGRSEMDRADAVNLLTQALPTMPKVAEQGTAEEIYRHLLIRSGLLREPSVQSMDFIHRTFQDYLGAKAAVEGLDFDFLIANAHLDQWEDVIRMAVAHSRLTERTRLLTGIIRRDNVTAHGMNRLHLLAAACLEHATELDPEVRAEVQQRASALIPPRTADQARALIEVGPVVLDLLPHPPAAPPRERPTDERVVGKRSDEQKAAQEQAANEAYFTVFAATRIATDAAIDVLARYRGYHDLRVRNELVRAWSRFDTNIYGQEVIAHLGQDNLYFPVSNPAELQAISSFGGRAWIKIAGDFTAVDFLNGCREAPLTHLWLTSDIGDSWKWLREFPHLRSLTIETSLPHLDVAPLASVLPLRTITLPQGVVVSGRDSLPSYMEVIRMRHDAE from the coding sequence ATGGAACCCGCGGTCGTTGGGGCGCGCCTCGCGTCCAGCGTTGTGAGCCCGCTGATCAGGAAGCTCTTTCTGAACGGGGTGCACGGGGCAGAACTTGTCGACAGGCCAGTCCGCGTGTCCCGGCTCGTCTCTTTCCGCGGCGAGCAGCGGACCCTGTCCGACAAGGAGATGCACAGAATAGCGGAGGAGCTGGTCGCGCGCGCCGTGCAGGCGACAGGCGAGGAGCAGTTACCCAGTCACGAGGTTCGAGCCGTCACCAATGCGGTCGCCTCGTCTCTGCGCGTCATGGGCACCCTCGATATGGATGACGTACAGGCGGTGTACCTCGGGCACATGGGGCTGGCACGGCATCTGAGGTCAATGAGTCCCACAGCCGTGCTGGGGCTGTCGGCCGATGCCGTCGAACTCCATGCAAGCGTGCTGAACACCGCGTGCCTGCACATTCTGAACTTCTTCACCCAGCGATCGGCATTCGTCCCGCGCACCCTCGTGGAACAGAGCCGGAGCCTAGAGGAATTGACGCGCAAGATTGACTCCCTCATCACCAGGGCCCCATCCCCCGCCGACGGCCCTTTCGAGAGGCGATACTCGCGCTACATCACCGACAAGTACGGAAAGCTGAGCATCTTCGGCCTCGATCTGTCCCAAGGGCCAGAGAACTGGCTGCTGAACGTCGCATATCTCAGTCTCGACGCAGTGGGCGACGCGACCGGGGTCCTTCCCGGCAGGCTCTCCGCCGACCAGGTACTGGCCGCGCACAACCGGGTCCTGCTGCGCGGCGTGGCCGGCTCGGGCAAAACCACTCTCGTACAGTGGCTGGCCGTCTCCACGACCCGACAGAACCAGCTGGACCTCTTCGGCATGGTGCCGTTCGTGCTGCCGCTGCGCACGCTCACCAGGGGCGGGGCCAAGCTTCCGGCCCCCGACGAGTTTCTGTCCGCGGTGGACTGTCCCATCGCCGCGCTTCAGCCGGCGGGCTGGTTCGACCGTGTACTGAGAGCGGGCCGCGGGCTGATCCTCATTGATGGAATCGACGAGATTCCGGAGGACGACCGCAACGACGCTCGTCGCTGGCTCCAGGAACTGATCAGCACCTATCCGGGAAATCGCTGGCTCGTCACGTCCCGGCCTTCCGCCGTCCGGGAGCACTGGCTGAGCGGAGACGGCTTCGTCGAGGCTGATCTCGCGCCCATGAGTAGGGACAACATCGCAGATTTCGTGATCCGCTGGCACCAGGCAGCCGGTATCAGCGATCAGTACGCCCATGAGCTGTTACGCGCGGTGCGTGTCAAGCAGGACCTCGGCAGACTTGCCACCAATCCTCTGATGTGTGGCCTGATCTGCGCACTTCATCAGGACCGCCACGGCTATCTACCCGAAGGCCGCAAGGAGATCTACGACGCGGCACTGTCCATGCTTCTCTTCCGGCGCGACCGCGAACGCGGTGTGTACAAGCCGGGATCGATCCGCATCGGCGAGGCGCACCACATTCAGCTGATCCAGAAGCTGGCCTACTGGATGATCCGCAACGGCCGCTCCGAGATGGATCGCGCCGACGCAGTTAACCTCCTTACCCAGGCACTGCCCACGATGCCGAAGGTGGCGGAGCAGGGCACGGCCGAGGAGATCTACCGACACCTCCTCATCCGTAGTGGTCTGCTGCGTGAACCGAGCGTTCAATCGATGGACTTCATCCACAGGACCTTCCAGGACTACCTCGGGGCCAAGGCTGCTGTGGAGGGGCTCGACTTCGACTTCCTCATCGCCAATGCGCACCTGGACCAGTGGGAGGATGTCATCAGGATGGCCGTCGCCCACTCCCGCCTGACCGAGCGCACTCGGCTTCTGACCGGCATCATCCGGCGGGACAACGTCACGGCACACGGGATGAACCGACTGCACCTCTTGGCGGCGGCGTGTCTGGAACACGCTACAGAACTCGACCCCGAAGTCCGGGCGGAAGTGCAGCAGCGCGCAAGCGCCCTGATCCCGCCCCGCACAGCGGATCAAGCCCGAGCGCTAATCGAGGTCGGCCCGGTGGTACTGGACCTGCTTCCACATCCGCCGGCCGCTCCACCGAGGGAGCGGCCTACCGACGAGAGGGTCGTCGGCAAACGATCGGACGAGCAGAAGGCCGCACAGGAGCAAGCCGCCAACGAGGCGTACTTCACGGTCTTCGCTGCCACCCGTATCGCGACCGACGCGGCGATCGACGTGCTCGCGCGCTATCGCGGCTACCACGACCTACGGGTGCGCAATGAGCTCGTACGAGCCTGGAGCCGCTTCGACACCAACATCTACGGCCAAGAGGTCATCGCCCATCTCGGCCAGGACAACCTCTACTTCCCGGTATCCAACCCGGCCGAGCTGCAAGCGATCAGCAGTTTCGGCGGGCGGGCTTGGATCAAGATCGCCGGTGATTTCACCGCCGTCGACTTCCTCAACGGCTGCCGCGAAGCGCCACTCACTCACCTGTGGCTGACCTCGGACATCGGTGACTCCTGGAAGTGGCTGCGTGAATTTCCGCACCTTCGCTCCCTGACCATCGAGACCTCACTGCCCCACCTGGACGTGGCACCTCTGGCGTCAGTGCTGCCTCTTCGTACGATCACGCTACCGCAGGGAGTTGTCGTCTCCGGTAGGGACTCTCTGCCCTCGTACATGGAGGTTATCCGTATGCGGCACGACGCGGAGTGA
- a CDS encoding WXG100 family type VII secretion target codes for MGDEPKLAYTSSQLKKLADDLDDMHEYLGKQFKRMDEIVDGIETRWQGPTATSYRSLHRGAAEDAVRIGQTIQSLAQAIRLSEGGFTDQELETLERFRRVQVDIDVEAAADALSTPSNLPPRSRLQDL; via the coding sequence ATGGGTGATGAGCCCAAACTTGCTTATACGTCGTCACAGTTGAAAAAGCTGGCAGACGATCTGGATGACATGCACGAGTATCTCGGCAAGCAGTTCAAACGTATGGACGAGATCGTTGACGGCATAGAGACTCGCTGGCAGGGCCCCACCGCCACGTCCTATCGATCGCTCCATCGCGGCGCCGCGGAGGATGCAGTTCGTATCGGGCAGACCATTCAATCTCTGGCGCAGGCCATTCGTCTCAGCGAAGGAGGCTTCACGGACCAAGAGCTCGAGACCCTTGAACGGTTCCGCAGAGTCCAGGTCGACATCGACGTAGAAGCAGCCGCAGACGCCTTGTCAACTCCGTCGAACCTGCCGCCGCGCAGTCGTCTGCAAGATCTCTGA
- a CDS encoding WXG100 family type VII secretion target yields the protein MPGEDRITVNFATLQQLSGDLEDILRVLNKRLDTLYGRTAKAVLSWDGEAREAFIDELDKWSHSADDLKAAQAWLHEVVVKGHLNYAAANRSVLEGWGGGA from the coding sequence GTGCCGGGCGAAGACCGCATCACCGTTAATTTCGCTACTTTGCAACAGCTTTCGGGTGACCTGGAGGACATCCTCCGCGTCCTCAACAAGAGACTGGACACGTTGTACGGGCGGACTGCCAAAGCCGTGCTGAGCTGGGACGGCGAGGCGCGCGAAGCGTTCATCGACGAGCTGGACAAGTGGAGCCACTCCGCCGACGACCTCAAGGCGGCCCAGGCTTGGCTTCACGAGGTCGTGGTGAAGGGGCACCTGAACTACGCCGCGGCCAACAGGTCCGTACTCGAAGGCTGGGGAGGCGGTGCCTGA
- a CDS encoding RNase A-like domain-containing protein, with product MAGPTSPAQPPGGSGTIDVKPSDLWSVSGRVAAQQDFLVRGVKTLLEELGKYPDAGGAGTEAEKFARAYTKIGNRWLEVWGRSVLSVGGVAVGFTETANAYTRADAAAHPKPGKTAEQRPRPAVIDKDPNLGSIPDIKWGDDDGGDDILRGLMEGMPEIVRDLLHPLCKHVFRVGRVADVYPYPEQHYLNSLCHSWMKVSVTASLGADQLTQAVGVITNHQQAEWEAAMRTFCSALWGGTAWGQRQHGYQWAQTANSGHGTPRVPTGSQPVLAVLKDTADDIATILREYAEAAVDLNRDVKDELDRAMWKAAKDIIEDLAKPKDLKSALGAATSLLGSGAGLLLSFDVKTVLNLDTAKLNGIVAKYTGILEGLTTRMTALEGPLDEAYRSAPKFEAGVARAHGFGTRALEEFKDSKVWLKVDSTGNYDLNLAANEYMANGHTLDKHVGKTDEQLAQRLRDQQSGGPTTAWPHGKPMPSGSSAFPNYQRAEELTERNLNRNKAAIEAWIKGPPPASDGDVKSFYDKVPSDETSGRSVSKQPVDPNDPLSGYKQGGLNAKAYDVSGVDTRIRYDSNRNPPFTVMTSMPSKT from the coding sequence ATGGCCGGCCCTACCTCACCCGCCCAGCCGCCGGGTGGTAGCGGCACCATCGACGTCAAGCCGAGCGACCTCTGGTCGGTCTCCGGTCGGGTCGCCGCACAGCAGGACTTCCTGGTACGGGGCGTCAAAACGCTTCTCGAGGAGCTGGGCAAGTACCCCGACGCAGGCGGTGCCGGCACCGAGGCCGAGAAGTTCGCCCGGGCGTACACGAAGATCGGTAATCGCTGGCTGGAGGTGTGGGGCCGGTCCGTGCTGAGCGTCGGCGGTGTCGCAGTCGGGTTCACCGAGACGGCCAACGCATACACCAGGGCAGACGCGGCGGCCCACCCCAAGCCGGGGAAGACGGCCGAGCAGCGCCCCCGGCCCGCGGTCATCGACAAAGACCCGAACCTTGGCTCCATCCCCGACATCAAGTGGGGCGATGACGACGGTGGCGACGACATCCTGCGGGGCTTGATGGAGGGCATGCCCGAAATCGTCCGGGATCTCCTCCATCCCCTGTGCAAGCACGTGTTCCGGGTCGGCAGAGTGGCAGACGTTTACCCGTATCCGGAACAGCACTATCTCAACTCCCTCTGCCACAGCTGGATGAAAGTCTCCGTCACTGCGTCGCTGGGGGCGGACCAGCTCACCCAGGCTGTCGGTGTCATCACCAACCACCAGCAGGCGGAGTGGGAGGCTGCGATGCGGACCTTCTGCAGCGCCCTGTGGGGAGGAACGGCCTGGGGGCAGCGACAGCACGGCTACCAGTGGGCGCAGACCGCCAACTCCGGCCACGGCACACCACGCGTCCCCACGGGCAGTCAGCCCGTCCTGGCCGTACTGAAAGACACGGCCGATGACATCGCCACCATCCTGCGCGAGTACGCGGAAGCCGCCGTCGACCTGAACCGCGACGTCAAGGACGAGCTCGACCGCGCCATGTGGAAAGCCGCCAAGGACATCATCGAGGACCTGGCCAAGCCCAAAGACCTGAAGAGCGCGCTCGGCGCCGCCACATCTCTCCTCGGCAGCGGTGCTGGCCTGCTCCTGTCGTTCGACGTCAAGACGGTACTGAACCTCGACACCGCCAAGCTGAACGGGATCGTCGCCAAATACACCGGCATCCTGGAAGGCCTGACCACGCGGATGACGGCACTGGAAGGGCCGCTGGATGAGGCGTACCGCAGCGCCCCCAAGTTCGAGGCCGGCGTCGCCCGTGCGCACGGCTTCGGTACGCGGGCCCTGGAGGAATTCAAGGACTCGAAGGTCTGGCTGAAGGTCGATTCGACCGGCAACTACGACCTGAATCTCGCCGCCAACGAGTACATGGCGAACGGCCATACTTTGGACAAGCACGTCGGAAAGACGGACGAGCAGTTGGCGCAGCGCCTGCGTGACCAGCAGTCAGGCGGACCGACAACGGCTTGGCCCCACGGCAAGCCGATGCCCAGCGGCTCCTCCGCCTTCCCGAACTACCAGCGCGCCGAGGAATTGACCGAGCGCAATCTCAACAGGAACAAGGCCGCCATCGAGGCATGGATCAAGGGACCTCCGCCGGCCTCCGACGGCGACGTCAAGTCGTTCTACGACAAGGTGCCCAGTGACGAGACCAGCGGCCGCAGCGTGAGCAAACAGCCGGTGGACCCCAACGACCCGCTGTCCGGATACAAGCAGGGCGGTCTGAACGCCAAGGCGTACGACGTGAGCGGCGTCGACACGCGTATCCGCTACGACAGCAATCGCAACCCTCCTTTCACTGTCATGACGTCGATGCCCTCCAAGACCTAG